CCTTGTCGTCATTAAAATCTGCTTTAATGGATTCCTTGAGGCTATTTCCAAAAAGCGCTGACGCAGCCTCTGAGGTGAAAGAACCTTTATCTTCTTCAAGTCAAATTTTCTTTCCTCAACTTCGTGAACGTATTGTAAAACAAAGGTTTCGTTAGAATGAACATCAAACAAAGTTTTTCAAATCATGTCTACCACAACAAATGCAGGCTTCtttgtatgttttatttaaatgctCACGATGATCAGTTTGTGAAAATCGATCCTTTTTCAAAagcatccatatatatatagcctatTTCATGGCATATTAATATGGGTGGTCTTATTGCATAAGTTCAAGAATTTTGGTTTCTAAGGGCcggtttggttatacaaaaccaaaatatctcattttatctcatataattttataactttttcaaatttccacacaaaatataataaaaaattcaatattttcaaatcccaaaacaaaactaatattaaaaaaattatattataataatattttattcaactttcaacaaaacatctcatctaaaCTACATAACCAAACGAGACCATTAATACAATACAAGTAATCGACCCATTCACATGTAGATCATAAATGTTAGGAATCTAGGTTATGCAAGGAGACATTACTTTTCCTAATTCCCattgaatagtgaaagaaagtcatgaatttatttttgatatcgTATCTATAAAAGTCATTCATCATAGTTAGGAACTTATGAAGTACTCCAACTCCGTGTTCACACTAACAAATGTCATCACTATACCAATATCTTCGCTATCATCAATAAGAAAGTCTTTAATTTCACACTGCAAGACTCAATACTttgaatataagaaaaaaatctacTTGCTTTTTCTTCACGAAATATTACTACACGTCGTATGGAAACATATGAACAGAGGCTTCGTTTCCTGCTCACGCCCATGTTTCGGGTGGCTTCTTTTCCCCCCACAATTTTTAAGCCaccccaagtttttttttttttaaggtctTTTTATAaggtaagttttacaaaaaaCTAATTTCCTCCCcccattttttctttattatagtTTGCTCTCTTTGGGATAAATACAGAGGCAAAGTAGGTGATTTGAAATGCTAGGTTTGAGGACTAAACATAGAACTGGTGAAATGATAACTAAAACCATAAATGAAACATGAAGAAAGTGAGATGTGTCCTGATGAAAACGATGATAGAAAAGCAAAAgtaaacaagaaataaataaataatcaatcaCATGACATAAATTTACTTGGTTTGGCAACATACCTACATCCATaaagctgcagaggattttattatactagaaattacaaaatacaTTTTGAGGCAAAATCTCGCTATTGAGAACACTAAGAACCCTCATTAAGTACATATTTATAGTATTACATGGCGAAAatcctaatttttatttttttgcattattAGCTTGAGTGGCATATCGAACATGCATCAAGTGAACTCTCTATCCAAGTTTTGCTAGAGGAACCTGTTGCCGTAAGGATGTCAAATTGTGTTAACGGATCGTATTCATGTTGTGTCAagacatgtatattatactatatgggTCAACCCAAATACAACCCCTTAAGCTTATcatatcaaaatctaaaatcctAACATGATCCATTAACATAACAAGTTGACACGACTTGACCCATTTCAACTATAAGTTTAAATCActatatctataaatatatatataaaactagctataagtccaaaattaaaatctaaaataataaaaatatcaaaattaaaatttcaacaACTTTACTTTTAAGgataagtatataattataactttaaatTTCTTAACGAGTCAAAATAGGTTGACTtgacccgttttgacccgaacccattcAGACTAAAGTCAAACCCACTATTATCATGTCGTGTTCGTATTGGATTAACAAGTCGTGTCACATATATCACATATTACCACCCCTACTTGTCGGGCAAGTATCAAACAAACTTTTTGTCTAACGCTTTTTCTTATTGCAAACAATATCAATAATTTTCTCGGGCCCAACCAGGTTTGGCCTTGTTTGCTAGCATGCACTCCATGACATAAGCCCCATTGAAAACTCGTTCAAAAAATCATAATGAATCATTGTCGGATTGAGATTGTCAAGTCAAATAGCCACAACAATAAACCAGATTCTACAAACCCAACAATTTGAAGCTAGAAACATGGGATTAGACTACATAAAGTAAGAGACTTGGCTTGAGGGGGAAGCAAGGAGATAGGAGAAATGGAGAGGAACGACTACAAAAGGATCTATATCTTAAACCCCTTTACCCACCACCAGTTGCACCCGGTAAAACGGCATCCGAGACATATTGTTAAATAATACTTTCCAACATCCCTTTTATTATCATTCTTCCTTTATCCCATTATgtagtattaaataattataaattactcGTTATGCCCAACTTATAGATCAATCATTTGATGTCACATAATGAAATGAGAGGTTGATGGttaaatgaatgataaatagaatttttcattgttaaataaatatgaattgcCCCAATTAAATGCTAACAAGTCTATTTGAGTTACATTGTTTACTATTAATCTGATTTTCTAGCAAAAATGTGTGAGACTCATACCTTAGAAAAAAATTGGCAGCAAGAAGAGTTTCGCTATATCAACCCCTTGGAAATAGACATGCCTTATacaagtcttttataaaaaaagtaagttCCACTAATAAAGAACAGGTTTTTGACACTTTTTCTAAGTATGGTCCGGGCTTGTATGAAATTTGAATGAGCTTGTAGAAATTATTCTTCATATAGATCATATAAGATATACAAATCCTTCCAAGCACTCGCAACAAAAAGTGAATGATTTCAAGTGGATCCCACTTTTTTGATTTTGTAGAAAAGGATTTAGACAAGATTTACATGGTGTCATGAGCTGCACATatcattttttcaataaattatgtGACAACCTTATGTCCCGCGCAAGGTCTTGTCGATGGAATTATcattaaaatgaaaaaccatGCACGGCCATTGCAGTTTGAAATGTTCTGGAACAACAGAAAGTTCGATCAGGAATTTTCTCAGACAACAAAAGGTAGCAGCCATCTATTATTGCAgttataatattctattctagaAGATCTGTCTATCTTCATAATTTctaaagttgattttgatatgTTTGATTGTACATGAAAAAGATCATAGTACAAACTATATATGGCCCAGCAGCCCTCACTCAGCTATAGCCCTAACCTCGTCAAGCGTGCCCTCATAACAACAACAGGGGTTGAAATTAAGGAAGTAAACCAAAATGTTCAGTAGTAGTGACTGGCTGTACCATGTCGTGACGTACAATGTGCAGCACTACTACACTTACATAGTAATTTACTAAAACGAGCTTTGGTGGTTGTGGACGCCTTCGTACGTTGTTATCACGTATCTTGGATCATCTCTGTCCCTCTCAACTCTCTTCTTCACAGGGCATCCGTCCACCGAACATCTATAGTAATTCCTGTAATCACATATAACATATATCGTGACTCGTACTATGTACATGTATGACTAAAGTAGAATGggaagattgaaaaaaaaaaaaaaaacatgaaaaaacatATCTTGAATAATAGTTCTAATTTCGTCATCTTCGATCCGGTGTTATGTACCATATTTTAAGTTGAAATATGCGACATTTCAAGTGTGACTGGCGATAACAAAATTAGATTGAAAAAGAGCATCTATATAGAATCTACCATAAACATTAATTGAACAATGAAATTGGTCTTTGTTTCTTcttcaaaattaaaagataccACAAAACATTCTTCAACCCTTTGGTCAAAAACTACCATTGATTTCATTATTGTAGTTCTCTTACCTTGGATTTGGGCTGTTCTTCACCATCTTCTTGCCATACTTCCTCCATTTGAAGCCATCATCAAGTATTTCGACTTCTGATATTGTTTTGAAAGCAACTCGTTCCTTTgtttctctcctctcccgcCCACTGCCATCGTCTCCTAATAATGCAAAACAAAAGAcatttttagagagagagagagagagagagagaaagagagagatgctAAAAATGCTATGCAGATATCCTAAGGCAAATACTGAGTACTAATtgaagtgtttgtttttttttttccctcttatcAATAATTTTGCTTACTGCTATCAGAACCTTCTTCCATGTGGCTGCCACTCCCAGAACCAGACTCACCCAATACTACTTCATTTGCTTGATAAACCGGGTTCTGAACAGGCTCCACAGAAGCATTATACGCAGCATCCTCGTCCGGCCACTCCTCAAACATCAAGAACTCCGAAGGCTCGAAATTAGGCAGCTCGATGACATACTGTCTGTCTCTCGAGTCCGATGGTCGGGAATTGTTATCAGACATTTTGGGGAATGGATGATGATATTTTTGTACGTACTAGACTGAGTAGTGTTAATGGCACACATATAAACACCGTTTCGATGGCTCGAGAGGCGGCTTCATCCTGACCTTCCTGTGAAAGAGCAGGAAACTTCAATGTTAATGCTAAGCAGAACAGAGAGGGTGGGAGAGAACCAGAAGTGGGGCATGCCGGGGATGACTTGGGTAGACTTTAAATAAACTCGAATTAAAAAAGAACCAAAGAAGTTATAGTTGTGTGAATATGGGTGTAGCTCTCGTGCTTTGACCAACCCCTTCACAACGGAAAAGAATACGAGTCAAACGTGAAAGTGATAGTGACTTTTAGCTGTGATTGGTTGTTTCCTTGCCCAAAAATCTTACACGTGTGACGAAGGTGTATAATACcttgtatatacatataatacttTTCTAGTTctttataatataaatctccGTTAAGAATATATCTAATCATctgttaatattaataaaataatttaaaaatatctaagaaCAATTATTTTGCCAAACGTAACTTAGATCAAAATTATTTACCATCACGAAAATTCAAAACTTGGGTCAAATAATCcacttcaaattattttttattctaatatcATTTATAACAGAATAAAGAAAATCTAAATCATGTCTAGACTCATAATTTAATAAcgattaattacattaatataatacatagaaaaatatatataaaataactgtacctaataaaacttttattattatactAACAACAATGTCAGCATTTTGGACTCTTTTGTtttagagcaatgctacatacagtcgtgaaattatAAACGCCGcgtaatctttttgaaaaaaagtggagtccacgattaaaaaattaattttttttcatgtgagtcctatattaattcattttttttcaaaatgactacaCACTACTTACATAAtcacgattacaaatatcatctCTCTTTGTTTTATCCCATCTTGTCATCTTGAATTTAAGGTAGCTTGTAACAAATGGGAACTGAATTATTCGCGGGAGTCTTACAactcacaaataaataaataaataaaatagttaagaCCGATGAAGACTGAACACTTGGGTCAACATCCAATGAACAAGAAGGGCCCCGTGCCTTTAACCCCGAAATTTTTAGGCAATTTCTTCCATTTGCTcttttttcattatctttttctttttattatctttgACTGGTGGTCCCTCTCCTCCATCGCTGACAACTAATTCATCTTTTGAATGTTAAGCGATTTTAGGACTTCTTAGTCCTATCaatgatttatttgatttttatttataattataaagtatatataaatgtaacatatttattttataaaaataaataatttttagatttatattaattaattttttaataataaattatattttatttatttattttaaagaaaaatatgcaatacTTGCATAATGTAATGTttccaattatttatttatcgaatgtgacatatttatcgaCAAGATAATAGTCCAGCTGATTATTTGGCTCCTATGGACTCAGATAGAAAGTCGAGAACGTGGAGTAATATAATGGAGGTGCCAATGGCTGTGAGAGGTTTGCTGAGAATGGATCTTTAGGGATTGCCATACATTAGAGTATGATGCTTTTGGTGCATTTCGCTTGTTTACAGTCCTTAAACAGTATTGtgtatgaaaaattctatttatcatcttattttttattatttccttatatcccataatataatattagatgataaatttataagtaaaatataataaataatttctaattaacTAATATCacattgtaaaataaaaaaataatgatagaaattaaaataatgaataacattactcattgTGCAAACTACGATGTTGGTTTGGAtggaattgaaatttttttttcaagttggTTTCCTTCGTGTTGGTTTTATTCTATTTGATTTGTACATTTTTTGCTACTGAGTATTGTGGTTGAgtgatttttgggttttttttttttttaaatttttttatgcctAGGTTTTTGGTCTTTTTTGCTTATTTTATAACTCTTAAGTGTTGTATTTACGgtttttgtttataaaaaaaataagaattatcaATAAATTTGGAATTCCGTTAAAAAAGAAACAGTGTCTCCAACTCCAAGCGCAGCCGCCGGTATGCAGGAGAAGTAAGATGGCAATCTGCATGTCCAAACTAACTGCGGACCGCGGTCATGCTTCCCAGATTAGGCATCTGTCAAATCAAACTCCATTCTCGGATCCGATCCAACGGAGAAAACCTTTTCTTCTGGGAAGCCTCGTCTCCAGACTTTCTACTTTCTAGATCACTTTCACCTTCCTGGGCTTGCCCAGTAGGGAGAAGGAAGGAAGGCTGAAGGAGAGATTCTTTTGGGCCCACCATGAAGACTGAGGTTTTCTCACTAACACAGCGATCAGGGTTTCGAGGAATATGTGCTCCAGATGAGTCCATATTCCAGatggattattttattgtattttattttgttcgTAAAAGTCGCTGTTCTTATGTTTGATGAATGTCAAAGGTCATGGTCGTGCGGCTTTACTTTTGTCATAAATTATAATGAAGCTTTGAAGTTCCAAGTGGCCGTAACAGAgatcacatattttttatacaggttttttttttaaatattttttatacaggTTGGTCTTTAATTCATACAGTCttgatatttataatgatattatcaagttttaaatatataaactttataaattttttttaaagaatattatTACGTATCGTCGTGAagtgtattaatattatataattattttgaaaaaaaagtaaatcctattattaaaaagttcattttttttgtataaatattgtatttattcttttttttaacagTACTTGTACATTTACGATtgtaactataatttttttttataaaaaatatgcatgagaTTTGTACATTTAGAACTTGTataaatcattatttttttttctaagtctTAAAATATGGGACTGTAgaattctatcttttttttaattttaaaatataattatgaaaaaggTTTTCTTGTATTATTATTCTTGTTAATAATAATGCTACTGGAAACACCACCGTGGTAATACACGAATGCAATACAATTGACGTGGCAAATCTGCATTGGacataaagaaaattttgaaattcagCAATCAAACCATAGCCACCAATATATTCTTGCTGGTTTGGTACTTATATCATTGCGGCTTTTAGGCGCCAAGTGCTCAATCGCCTACTAATACAAGATTTTGGTCATGAAGgacaatattttgaaaaatacttataaaaaaaatccactcTAAAGTGCTCAATCACGGAAGAAATTTATGGCttaacttatattataaaactgattcaaagaaaaatatttgtttcaATCTTATAAACATGTCTAAAACCTTATCCACagataatatgagatttatttttcaatacccTTCATCACGTGTAGACTAGTATTTTTTCTAATTCTTATCATGAGATAAGTAGTATGAGCTTCATTCGTCCTGTGGCAGGCTCTAATACCATAAAAGAATTCATAGACTTAACTCATCTTATAAACCGGTTCAAAAAGATAGGCTTGTTCTAACTTTAACATGTCCAAGACCTTATCCACAGgcaatatgagatttatttctcAACAATCACCACATTTAAACTTAGAGAAATTCTACTCTAAGGCCGGTCTACTCTCCAACACCCCACACCAATGATGTGGCAAATCAAGTTTATTTTCAAAACGGTCCAGAGCTTCAATTGAGCCTTTCGGTCCCAAGAAATCTATTCGCCCCTTCCCTCCTTTGCTCTGCGAatccctctctccctcccatGTCGAAGCTCCTTCTCCCCCTCCCTCTGCTAatccctctctccctcccctGCTGCAAGCTTCTTCCACCCCTCCCTATGCGAATCCCTCTAACCATTCTCTACCGAAAGCTTCTTCTCACCTCCCACTGTGAATCCACATTAAATACTCACGTTGAGACAAATAAACAATtgttcactttttcttttcctataaGACAAAACTACTTTCAAAATCCCACTAATATAATATgtgtaaatcatttttcttattcaaaCTATCATTGCTGCTTGAAAATGTCACCCATCATGAGAAGCTAACGCACGAGCATGAGATCTCACTTGCAACATGTCTCATTTAGGGACCCTTAAGACTACCTATTAATATCCAAGAGACTATTTGTAATTATTGAATTAATAGCTGAATCTTTACTAATTGGTATTGGAGCAATTGTAAGAAAAGAAGTAAGATGGAAAATGGCCGGTCAAAGTGAGTAATCTGCCTCCGTGTATTTATATGCTAATAATATGACCATGCCTTAATCTAAAATGCAAAACTGACGTAAGAAATCACTTCAGCTTTTCACCCAAGACTGACTTTCATGAATTAAATTATCTTTGCCCAAGACTGACTTTCGTCCCCTCCCAGGTATGCCGAAAGCTTCTGACCCAGCAATAACAGAGCTCTCTgttattagagagagagagagagagagagagagagagagagagagagagagagagagagagagagagagagagagagagagagagagagagagagagagagagaggattgaaAAAGAGAGGACCTTTAGAGAAGAGCTTCACCAGCATGCCAAATCTGTTGTTCTTTGGTCGATCAAAGGCGGGCTTACTACAACATGACGGAGGGCACAAATACGAAGCGTGGAGGTAGAACGTGGGAGGAGAAGCAAAAATTTGAATGGAGGTAACGTGAAGGATGAGGAAAATATGGAAAGAGTCTAATTaggcctgttcatccgggttccaacccggaaatccggatAGACCCAAACCGGAATCCGGATTTCAAATTCGGGCTGGAACCCAGATCGGATTATCCCGAGTCATaaacgggccggaacccggatgaatccggatttagaaaaacccggattccgggtttcAGATTGAacccggatttttttttttcatccaatatttgattttttcccTAAATCTGGGCGACAAAATTTTTCcctctcttaatttttttctctctagaaAGAACCCACCTAGTGGACAGATTGGCCCTGCCCCTGTGCGTTGGTGCCCTCGATCAGGATGCCAAGGGACAGATTGACCCCATGGCCATTCACCCCACCCGGCCTGCCTACCCACATTGAAACACAACcaaaaaagaacaacaaaatcCAAAACCAATCCAAGTTTTTTCACCAAATCCGCTGATCTATCTAGA
This is a stretch of genomic DNA from Carya illinoinensis cultivar Pawnee chromosome 15, C.illinoinensisPawnee_v1, whole genome shotgun sequence. It encodes these proteins:
- the LOC122297144 gene encoding probable WRKY transcription factor 50 isoform X1, giving the protein MSDNNSRPSDSRDRQYVIELPNFEPSEFLMFEEWPDEDAAYNASVEPVQNPVYQANEVVLGESGSGSGSHMEEGSDSRDDGSGRERRETKERVAFKTISEVEILDDGFKWRKYGKKMVKNSPNPRNYYRCSVDGCPVKKRVERDRDDPRYVITTYEGVHNHQSSF
- the LOC122297144 gene encoding probable WRKY transcription factor 50 isoform X2, which produces MSDNNSRPSDSRDRQYVIELPNFEPSEFLMFEEWPDEDAAYNASVEPVQNPVYQANEVVLGESGSGSGSHMEEGDDGSGRERRETKERVAFKTISEVEILDDGFKWRKYGKKMVKNSPNPRNYYRCSVDGCPVKKRVERDRDDPRYVITTYEGVHNHQSSF
- the LOC122297144 gene encoding probable WRKY transcription factor 50 isoform X3, producing the protein MSDNNSRPSDSRDRQYVIELPNFEPSEFLMFEEWPDEDAAYNASVEPVQNPVYQANEVVLGDDGSGRERRETKERVAFKTISEVEILDDGFKWRKYGKKMVKNSPNPRNYYRCSVDGCPVKKRVERDRDDPRYVITTYEGVHNHQSSF